A region from the Acidobacteriota bacterium genome encodes:
- a CDS encoding nucleoside hydrolase, which translates to MVRFPKSAFAFLLVSLFAVPASSQKVKVIVDQDARGPGTSDQQAILVFLNSEKFDVLGITTVSGDQWVREETQHVLRMLEVAERTDVPVIQGAEFPLLNSKEESERWEALYGKLEYKGCWTEHFAAKRSTIYDEPYHAPDVIPPMQEGAPHVQVAPGTAAEFIVKMVHKYPGEVVLWAGGPLTNYALALKLDPEVATLAKEFVLMGGGLYADKGAIDPGALDARREFNWWFDPEAARIVLRAPWKKMTITPVDISVKTRFTTEMKATIAKAGTPVTQYLDKYSLPGYMWDEIAGAAMIDPSIITGQKQLYMDIDVDHGPSYGKTLFWDAKTKVPPYMRLANVQFDIDAEKFYKIYIDLMTRAPHK; encoded by the coding sequence ATGGTTCGCTTTCCAAAGAGTGCCTTCGCGTTCTTGCTGGTTAGTCTGTTCGCAGTTCCCGCCTCCTCCCAGAAGGTCAAAGTCATCGTCGACCAGGACGCCCGCGGTCCCGGCACCAGCGACCAGCAAGCAATTCTCGTCTTTCTCAACTCGGAAAAGTTTGACGTGCTGGGCATCACCACTGTGAGCGGCGATCAGTGGGTACGGGAAGAGACGCAGCATGTGCTGCGGATGCTGGAAGTTGCCGAACGGACGGATGTGCCCGTCATTCAGGGAGCTGAGTTTCCTCTGCTGAATTCCAAAGAGGAGTCCGAACGCTGGGAAGCTCTCTACGGCAAGCTGGAATACAAGGGCTGCTGGACGGAGCATTTCGCGGCAAAGAGGTCGACCATCTATGACGAGCCCTATCACGCGCCTGACGTGATCCCTCCGATGCAGGAAGGCGCTCCGCACGTTCAGGTAGCTCCTGGCACTGCGGCTGAGTTCATCGTCAAGATGGTGCATAAGTACCCCGGAGAGGTCGTCCTGTGGGCCGGGGGACCCCTTACAAACTACGCCCTGGCTCTGAAGCTGGATCCGGAAGTGGCTACGCTGGCAAAAGAGTTTGTCCTGATGGGTGGCGGGTTGTATGCCGACAAGGGGGCCATCGATCCGGGAGCGCTCGATGCACGGCGCGAGTTCAACTGGTGGTTTGATCCGGAAGCGGCTCGCATCGTCCTGCGCGCTCCGTGGAAGAAAATGACGATCACGCCGGTCGATATTTCCGTCAAGACGCGCTTCACGACGGAAATGAAAGCGACGATCGCGAAAGCGGGCACTCCAGTCACGCAATATCTCGACAAATATTCCCTGCCCGGCTACATGTGGGACGAGATTGCTGGCGCGGCGATGATCGATCCATCGATTATCACCGGGCAAAAGCAACTCTACATGGATATCGACGTCGATCACGGCCCGAGCTATGGCAAGACGCTGTTCTGGGACGCCAAGACTAAGGTTCCTCCCTATATGCGGCTGGCCAATGTCCAGTTCGACATCGACGCGGAAAAGTTCTACAAAATCTACATCGACTTGATGACGCGGGCGCCGCACAAATGA
- a CDS encoding nucleoside hydrolase, translating to MTKQSTIRWTVAIFLLANCIAMAEQRRKVIINEDFSGPGGSNMQTLLVLVQSPQVEVLGITVVSGDQWRDEEVAHTLRLLEIIGRSDIPVMAGAAFPLVRTREESQLWQQRYGKVGYAGAWDTRWWHEHDVIPPMAEGQPTTKVADEDAAHFLIRMVRKYPHEVTIYEGGPMTNLALATSLDPQFPELAQELVFMGGSLAPVSDSPEFDNTPRHEFNFWFDPEAAQIVLRAPWKKIVCTPTDVSVKTHLTSALVKQIEASGTPLAKYLSRFAMYNPGADIMWDELAAAAWIDPTIITKKETRFMGVDLDHGPGYGNTLTWSDKVKPAMTVQPVEIQVDLDTEKFYKIFVSLMSAPTPNAH from the coding sequence ATGACGAAGCAATCCACCATCCGATGGACAGTCGCAATCTTCCTGCTGGCAAACTGCATCGCGATGGCGGAGCAGCGCCGCAAGGTCATCATCAACGAAGACTTCTCGGGACCCGGCGGCAGCAACATGCAGACGCTGCTTGTTTTGGTTCAATCTCCGCAGGTCGAAGTACTGGGAATAACCGTCGTCAGCGGCGACCAGTGGCGCGACGAAGAAGTTGCCCACACTCTCCGATTGCTGGAGATCATCGGCCGGTCTGACATTCCCGTCATGGCCGGAGCCGCATTTCCACTGGTCCGCACGCGGGAAGAATCGCAGTTGTGGCAGCAACGGTATGGAAAAGTCGGTTACGCGGGCGCATGGGATACCCGCTGGTGGCACGAGCACGACGTCATTCCTCCCATGGCAGAAGGCCAACCAACCACCAAGGTTGCCGATGAGGATGCCGCGCACTTTCTGATCCGAATGGTGCGCAAGTATCCACACGAAGTCACCATCTATGAGGGCGGCCCTATGACGAACCTGGCGCTCGCGACTTCCCTTGATCCGCAGTTCCCCGAGTTAGCGCAGGAACTCGTCTTCATGGGGGGCAGCCTTGCGCCGGTGAGCGACAGTCCCGAATTCGACAACACTCCGCGTCACGAATTCAATTTCTGGTTTGATCCGGAAGCAGCGCAGATCGTATTGCGCGCCCCCTGGAAAAAGATCGTCTGCACACCGACTGATGTTTCCGTAAAGACGCATCTCACATCGGCGCTTGTGAAACAGATCGAGGCGAGCGGCACTCCCCTGGCGAAGTACTTGTCGCGCTTTGCAATGTACAACCCCGGCGCCGACATTATGTGGGACGAACTTGCGGCAGCCGCGTGGATCGATCCGACGATCATCACGAAGAAAGAAACTCGCTTCATGGGCGTCGATCTGGACCACGGGCCCGGATACGGAAATACGCTGACGTGGAGCGACAAAGTCAAACCGGCAATGACCGTGCAGCCAGTGGAGATTCAGGTGGATCTGGACACGGAGAAATTTTACAAAATTTTTGTCAGCCTGATGAGCGCACCCACTCCCAACGCACACTGA
- a CDS encoding tetratricopeptide repeat protein, whose protein sequence is MHCFVALMALLAPVLVDAQCQPTKAKPADPPQASKTTSTSPQFYDEPQFTVAGVADATNLGGHGSDTVVRTKESLAKDTVSLSKQAESVHSAAALAQEEKSLRQAIERDSNNAALHHQLGGIEEELKRPLEAVREYQRAAELSPTEPYLFDWGTELLAHRAHDPAIEVFTRGNRLFPNSVRMLIGLGVAWYARGSYEKATDCICAASDSNPVDQAPYLFLAKMQNAGVVPSVAVIDRLARFVRLYPQNALANYYYAAALWKPAQGTADAAVKTHVASLLDAAVHLDPKLGPAYLLRGIIYADAGDSSKAIAAFQRAAEVNPQMEEPHYRLAQAYRRAGEKGKAQQELKLYELSSKMAAAEAERERLAIPQFVVALRDPQPAAHPDKP, encoded by the coding sequence ATGCATTGTTTCGTGGCGCTGATGGCGCTGCTGGCACCGGTTTTGGTCGACGCCCAGTGTCAGCCCACGAAGGCAAAGCCGGCAGACCCTCCACAGGCAAGCAAGACCACCTCGACGTCTCCACAGTTCTACGACGAACCTCAGTTCACGGTGGCCGGGGTTGCGGATGCAACCAATCTCGGTGGACACGGTTCGGACACGGTGGTGCGCACGAAGGAGTCCCTGGCCAAAGACACCGTCTCACTCAGCAAGCAGGCGGAGAGCGTTCATTCCGCCGCCGCTCTGGCACAGGAAGAAAAATCGCTGCGGCAGGCAATCGAGCGCGATTCGAACAATGCCGCGTTACATCATCAACTTGGCGGTATTGAAGAAGAACTGAAGCGTCCGTTGGAGGCCGTCCGCGAATATCAGCGCGCCGCCGAACTGAGCCCGACCGAACCGTATCTCTTCGATTGGGGAACAGAACTTCTGGCACATCGTGCTCACGACCCCGCTATCGAAGTTTTCACAAGAGGGAATCGGCTCTTCCCAAATTCAGTGCGGATGCTGATTGGACTCGGAGTCGCATGGTATGCGCGCGGGTCTTACGAAAAGGCTACTGATTGCATTTGTGCGGCATCGGATTCGAATCCCGTGGATCAGGCGCCCTACCTCTTTCTTGCGAAGATGCAAAATGCCGGCGTGGTCCCCTCCGTGGCCGTGATCGACCGTCTGGCCCGATTTGTCCGCCTCTACCCGCAGAATGCGCTTGCGAACTATTACTATGCTGCCGCTCTCTGGAAGCCTGCTCAAGGCACAGCAGATGCAGCAGTCAAGACTCACGTAGCGTCCCTCCTGGACGCCGCTGTGCATCTCGACCCAAAGCTGGGGCCTGCGTATTTGTTGCGGGGAATCATCTACGCAGATGCGGGAGATTCGTCCAAGGCGATTGCCGCGTTCCAGCGGGCGGCGGAGGTGAATCCACAGATGGAGGAACCGCACTATCGATTGGCGCAAGCGTACCGGCGCGCGGGAGAGAAAGGGAAAGCTCAACAGGAATTGAAGTTGTACGAACTGTCGTCCAAGATGGCCGCTGCCGAGGCCGAACGCGAGCGGTTGGCAATCCCGCAATTTGTAGTTGCGCTGCGCGACCCACAGCCCGCGGCTCATCCCGACAAGCCGTAA
- a CDS encoding nucleoside hydrolase, translating to MRLHIAALLAALSIFVPGAVGAQRIKVIVDQDARGPATTDMQSILIFLQSDKFDVLGVTTVSGDQWVKEETRRTLRLLEVAGRTDAPVIEGAEFPLLNSKEESERWESLYGKFRYKGCWSDFSNRPASTPPAFREGYHEPNIVPPLVEGEPNAKALNETAAHFIVRMVHQYPGEVVIWAGGPLTNVALALRLDPEVATLAKSLVLMGSGMYSDNGGIGGVDGRREFNWWFDPEAVRIAMRAPWKKIVITPIDVSVKTKLGAEIRSAIAKADTPVARYLTAYSVDSFMWDELSAAAMVDPSIITGQKELYVDIDIDHGPSYGQTLFWSPGTVLPPYERLATVQFDVDTTKLYDLYIKLMTQPPRSVK from the coding sequence ATGAGGCTGCATATCGCCGCTCTGCTCGCTGCTCTTTCCATATTCGTGCCCGGTGCGGTTGGCGCACAGCGAATTAAAGTGATCGTCGATCAGGACGCGCGTGGCCCCGCGACCACTGACATGCAGTCAATCCTGATCTTCCTTCAGTCTGACAAATTTGATGTGCTAGGCGTGACCACGGTCAGCGGCGATCAGTGGGTCAAAGAAGAGACCCGGCGCACGCTACGACTGCTCGAAGTCGCCGGCCGAACCGATGCCCCCGTCATTGAAGGCGCGGAATTTCCGCTGCTCAACTCCAAAGAAGAAAGCGAGCGCTGGGAATCCCTGTACGGCAAGTTCCGCTACAAGGGCTGTTGGAGCGACTTCTCCAACCGGCCTGCCAGCACGCCACCCGCATTTCGCGAAGGGTATCACGAGCCGAACATCGTGCCGCCGCTGGTGGAGGGCGAACCCAACGCCAAAGCCCTCAACGAAACTGCGGCGCATTTTATCGTTCGCATGGTCCATCAGTATCCCGGAGAAGTGGTGATATGGGCCGGCGGCCCGCTGACCAATGTCGCGCTCGCTTTGCGACTGGATCCGGAAGTGGCAACACTCGCGAAGAGCCTGGTCCTGATGGGAAGCGGTATGTATTCGGACAACGGCGGTATCGGAGGCGTGGATGGGCGGCGCGAATTCAACTGGTGGTTTGATCCGGAAGCAGTACGTATCGCCATGCGGGCGCCTTGGAAGAAAATTGTCATCACACCCATCGATGTCTCGGTTAAGACAAAACTAGGCGCAGAAATCCGGTCCGCCATTGCGAAGGCCGACACTCCGGTGGCGCGCTACCTTACCGCTTACTCTGTTGATAGTTTCATGTGGGACGAGCTTTCCGCGGCGGCGATGGTCGATCCTTCGATCATCACCGGGCAGAAGGAGCTTTACGTCGATATCGACATCGACCACGGTCCCAGTTACGGACAAACGCTATTTTGGAGTCCGGGCACAGTGCTTCCTCCCTATGAGAGGCTGGCCACCGTGCAGTTCGATGTCGACACTACGAAGTTGTACGATCTGTACATTAAATTGATGACGCAGCCGCCACGATCCGTAAAATAG
- a CDS encoding nucleoside hydrolase, with protein MTRRRFVTSSAAVLAASGFAGELNAFGQSTASRGPFRVIIDTDPGVDDALALLLAMRSPELKIEAITPVAGNVPLELTLPNALRLVEIAGRTDIPVAAGARMPLVRRLVTATYAHGENGLGGAVFPDPTIKPVAEPAAEYIRHIVRKYPHEVTLITLGPLTNIATALNSDNELAGMVRGLTMMGGSLSGGNITPAAEFNIYVDPEAARIVFQSGIPITMVGLDVTRKTSLTEDHVRVLEAAQNPVSQAAGKIGRNAINHNRERGFLVGPNMHDSLAVAAFLDPTILKWQEYYVDVETTGEMTSGETLGYSPVAGDLKRKPGTEKDVQASMTIRGSAPTLASTKTSPVVRDKYVPNTNVGVDVDSARFFDLLIGRLAGKA; from the coding sequence ATGACACGACGGAGATTTGTAACCTCGTCCGCAGCAGTTTTGGCGGCCAGTGGATTCGCCGGTGAACTCAATGCCTTCGGGCAGTCGACCGCAAGTCGCGGCCCTTTCCGCGTCATTATCGACACCGACCCCGGCGTGGACGACGCGCTCGCCCTGTTGCTGGCCATGCGCTCGCCTGAACTGAAGATTGAAGCGATCACTCCGGTGGCAGGCAATGTGCCCCTTGAATTGACGCTGCCCAACGCCCTGCGCCTGGTGGAAATCGCAGGTCGTACGGATATCCCCGTCGCAGCCGGTGCCCGAATGCCGCTCGTCCGCCGCCTGGTAACCGCGACGTATGCGCATGGCGAAAATGGACTTGGCGGCGCGGTATTTCCCGATCCGACGATCAAGCCGGTCGCGGAGCCTGCTGCCGAGTATATTCGCCACATCGTCCGCAAGTATCCGCACGAGGTAACGCTAATCACGCTTGGCCCGCTAACGAACATCGCCACGGCGTTGAACAGCGACAACGAGCTTGCAGGCATGGTTCGCGGTCTCACCATGATGGGCGGTTCGCTATCGGGAGGCAACATCACTCCCGCAGCGGAGTTCAATATTTACGTAGACCCGGAAGCGGCGCGCATTGTTTTTCAGTCGGGGATTCCGATCACCATGGTCGGCCTCGACGTAACCCGTAAGACGTCCCTGACGGAGGACCACGTCCGCGTATTGGAAGCTGCACAGAATCCAGTCAGCCAGGCGGCTGGCAAGATCGGCCGCAATGCGATCAATCACAATCGCGAGCGAGGATTCCTGGTCGGACCCAACATGCATGACTCACTCGCCGTCGCTGCATTCCTCGATCCGACCATTCTGAAGTGGCAGGAATACTATGTCGATGTCGAGACGACGGGTGAGATGACTTCTGGCGAAACGCTCGGCTATAGTCCCGTTGCAGGCGATTTGAAGCGTAAGCCAGGGACGGAGAAGGACGTGCAAGCTAGCATGACGATTCGGGGCTCAGCGCCGACTCTTGCCAGCACGAAAACGTCGCCGGTGGTGCGAGACAAGTACGTGCCGAACACCAACGTGGGTGTCGACGTAGACTCAGCACGATTCTTCGATCTATTAATTGGACGGCTGGCAGGGAAAGCGTAG
- a CDS encoding nucleoside hydrolase — translation MRLGRIRVLLLTALLTSCFLSWGQGKRKIIIDQDAAGPAGTDLQSILLLIQSPQTEVLGVTVVTGDGWLKSEVAHTLRLLELIDRTDIPVVPGAEYPLVRTKADTELWEKRYGSVEWLGAWTPRFYHPPDQLGEMPEGKPTTKPSDEDAAHFLIRMVHKYPHQVSIYAGGPMTNLALAISIDPDFAGLAKELFFMGASFNPQTADPEFINNPRHEFNIWFDPEAAHIVLRAPWKKIICTPVDISVKTRMTQAMIDRIKAGNSPAAHYVGTYARLFGEYNYLWDELSAAAWLDPSLITKSETRFMDVDLSRGAGYGNMLTWSKEAKPNLDVQPVEIQVDLDTEKFYTMFVDMLKAPTPPKN, via the coding sequence ATGCGATTGGGCCGAATCCGGGTGCTCCTACTTACTGCGTTGCTGACCTCCTGTTTTCTGTCATGGGGACAGGGCAAGCGCAAGATCATCATTGACCAAGACGCCGCTGGACCAGCCGGCACCGACCTGCAGTCAATTCTCTTGTTGATTCAATCCCCGCAGACTGAAGTGTTGGGCGTGACGGTCGTTACGGGCGATGGCTGGCTGAAGTCCGAGGTCGCGCACACGTTGCGCCTGCTCGAACTCATCGATCGTACCGATATTCCGGTCGTGCCCGGAGCCGAGTATCCTCTGGTTCGAACAAAAGCCGATACGGAACTGTGGGAAAAGCGCTATGGCTCCGTCGAGTGGCTGGGCGCATGGACGCCAAGGTTCTACCACCCGCCGGACCAACTTGGAGAGATGCCGGAAGGCAAGCCTACCACCAAGCCGTCCGACGAAGATGCCGCGCACTTCCTGATTCGAATGGTGCACAAGTATCCCCACCAGGTGTCGATCTATGCGGGCGGCCCGATGACGAATCTCGCTCTCGCAATTTCGATTGACCCCGATTTTGCCGGGCTAGCGAAAGAGTTGTTCTTCATGGGTGCAAGTTTCAATCCGCAAACCGCCGACCCCGAGTTCATCAATAATCCGCGTCACGAATTCAATATCTGGTTCGATCCTGAAGCAGCCCACATCGTTCTGCGTGCGCCATGGAAGAAGATCATTTGCACGCCGGTGGACATTTCCGTTAAGACGCGCATGACGCAAGCGATGATTGACCGCATCAAGGCCGGTAACTCACCTGCTGCCCACTACGTCGGCACCTATGCACGCCTGTTTGGAGAATACAACTACTTATGGGATGAGCTTTCAGCGGCGGCGTGGCTAGATCCCAGCCTGATTACGAAATCAGAAACCCGCTTCATGGATGTGGACCTAAGTCGCGGCGCGGGTTACGGAAACATGCTGACATGGAGTAAAGAGGCGAAACCCAATCTTGACGTGCAGCCGGTGGAGATACAGGTGGATCTCGATACCGAAAAGTTCTACACCATGTTTGTGGACATGCTGAAAGCACCGACTCCGCCCAAGAACTAG
- a CDS encoding tetratricopeptide repeat protein gives MIAGFHIVNRPILRGILLLTIVASSVVLTGQASHTASPRSKETPEAHIGKGYNALKNDRYDVAAAEFQAALKLDPKLVLRARFPLGVALFELHKPAEARREFEIVRREAGDHPNVLYYLGRLDLDGRNFTGAIDNLTKAAADPPFPDTTYYLGFACFKQGDLAGAEKWLTEAVRTNPHDARVSYQLGMVYRKQGREDEAQRVMTQSNEQRQRDTTESQLRLDCALKLDHGPREEAHAVCEQLYDPENADKLTALGTIYGQHGDPEAALKPLQRAAELSPQSPQMQFNVALAYYQLQRFEEAKSAIAPAVARWPDLSQLVSLDGKILAKLGDDLPAYQTLRHAHDLNPEDQETSDLLFLSILKLGYKAGEIGQYPDSLRYFQEASKMRPQEPEPHIGMAAVYSQTGRAALASAEQREAERLAKSAVPGH, from the coding sequence ATGATTGCCGGCTTTCACATCGTTAACAGGCCCATTCTGCGCGGTATATTGCTGCTGACCATCGTGGCTTCGTCCGTTGTTCTCACCGGACAGGCTTCTCATACTGCTTCGCCAAGGTCCAAGGAAACGCCCGAAGCGCACATTGGCAAGGGCTACAACGCGCTCAAGAATGATCGATACGACGTGGCCGCCGCTGAGTTTCAAGCTGCCTTGAAGCTGGATCCCAAGTTGGTCTTGCGGGCGCGCTTTCCACTGGGTGTGGCCCTGTTTGAATTGCATAAACCGGCGGAGGCTCGCAGAGAGTTTGAAATCGTTCGCCGTGAAGCGGGCGATCATCCTAACGTCCTGTATTACCTGGGCCGGCTCGACCTCGACGGGCGCAACTTCACCGGAGCGATTGACAATCTGACAAAAGCCGCAGCCGATCCACCCTTCCCTGATACGACTTACTATCTCGGCTTTGCCTGCTTCAAGCAGGGCGACCTTGCCGGTGCAGAGAAGTGGCTGACGGAAGCGGTCCGCACTAATCCTCATGATGCTCGTGTCTCTTACCAGCTGGGCATGGTGTATCGCAAACAAGGACGAGAAGACGAAGCGCAGCGAGTGATGACGCAGTCGAACGAGCAGCGACAGCGGGATACGACGGAGAGTCAACTGAGATTAGACTGCGCACTCAAACTGGATCACGGGCCTCGCGAGGAAGCACATGCGGTCTGCGAGCAACTCTACGATCCAGAAAATGCCGACAAGCTCACTGCGCTAGGTACGATCTATGGGCAGCATGGAGATCCAGAAGCTGCACTTAAGCCGCTTCAGCGTGCCGCCGAACTGTCTCCGCAATCGCCGCAGATGCAGTTCAACGTCGCGCTGGCATATTACCAGTTGCAGCGTTTCGAGGAAGCGAAGAGCGCGATCGCCCCAGCGGTTGCACGCTGGCCAGATCTGTCTCAACTCGTGTCTTTAGACGGGAAGATTCTGGCCAAACTCGGGGACGACTTACCTGCCTATCAGACGCTGCGCCACGCTCACGATTTGAATCCAGAGGATCAAGAGACTTCGGATCTGCTCTTCCTCTCCATCCTTAAACTGGGGTACAAGGCCGGAGAGATTGGGCAGTACCCCGATTCATTACGCTATTTCCAGGAAGCATCGAAAATGAGGCCTCAGGAGCCCGAGCCGCATATCGGGATGGCGGCCGTCTACTCACAAACGGGCCGTGCGGCGCTTGCTTCGGCAGAGCAGCGTGAAGCCGAACGGCTGGCCAAGAGCGCAGTTCCAGGCCACTAA
- a CDS encoding DUF455 family protein, with amino-acid sequence MLTTEAAWIPVVAPLGIKTGLARFVWQNSETAHALRERVFELRFPSRLLEEEGADHALIELFSAVKDSPSVPAFLMSIGNVLLPALRNAYQGYLQASDSIADGPTHRFLSLALSEKAEQIRAYEEWLESALSLNPELRADAMVWTDAVASRLAAVGGVGVEPSASTALMGPLSHSKAYATPRRPGRDPRFLSCRFYWPDIVDSNYPYGEGMRLQMRSAISHLNEVWAIEAGGAMLNAFADVLPWEWIHNAARWTYDESRHCRMGYERLMAWRLDPAEIPLGTYIYESASGEDPIYFLGMLYFFETKNIRHKPARAQLFHAYGDAVSEHDMDFDWADETMHAGFGKHWLKELLAVRGQDPTAYDQVREQCEKLVSDFVTTATAGEVAASKDAASALLAKAGRR; translated from the coding sequence TTGCTGACCACCGAGGCGGCGTGGATCCCGGTTGTGGCCCCGCTCGGAATCAAGACTGGCTTGGCTCGCTTCGTGTGGCAAAACTCCGAGACTGCACATGCTCTGCGGGAGCGCGTCTTCGAATTACGCTTCCCGAGCCGCTTGCTCGAAGAAGAAGGCGCAGACCATGCGTTGATCGAACTATTCAGCGCGGTCAAGGATTCGCCGTCTGTCCCGGCCTTTCTGATGAGCATTGGCAACGTACTGCTGCCCGCGTTGCGCAACGCGTACCAGGGCTATCTTCAGGCGTCAGACTCCATCGCGGATGGTCCCACTCACCGTTTCTTGTCTCTAGCACTTTCCGAGAAGGCAGAACAGATCAGGGCATACGAGGAGTGGTTGGAATCCGCGCTTTCACTTAACCCTGAACTTCGCGCAGACGCCATGGTTTGGACTGATGCAGTAGCAAGTCGACTCGCGGCCGTCGGTGGCGTGGGCGTTGAGCCGTCGGCGTCTACGGCGTTGATGGGGCCTCTGTCGCACTCGAAGGCTTACGCTACGCCTCGCCGGCCCGGTCGCGATCCACGCTTTCTGTCCTGCCGCTTTTATTGGCCCGACATTGTCGATTCCAACTATCCCTACGGAGAAGGAATGCGACTACAAATGCGATCCGCGATCAGCCACTTGAATGAAGTCTGGGCGATCGAGGCTGGCGGCGCAATGCTGAACGCGTTTGCCGACGTGCTGCCATGGGAATGGATTCATAACGCTGCGCGTTGGACCTATGACGAGTCTCGCCATTGCCGCATGGGCTACGAGCGTTTGATGGCCTGGCGCCTGGATCCCGCCGAGATCCCCCTTGGCACCTATATCTACGAAAGTGCTTCTGGCGAAGATCCGATCTATTTCTTGGGCATGCTCTACTTTTTTGAGACCAAGAATATCCGCCATAAACCCGCTCGGGCACAACTGTTCCACGCTTATGGTGATGCCGTCAGCGAGCATGACATGGATTTCGACTGGGCTGACGAAACCATGCACGCCGGTTTCGGCAAACATTGGCTCAAGGAGTTGCTCGCCGTCCGCGGGCAAGATCCAACTGCTTATGACCAGGTCAGGGAGCAGTGCGAGAAGTTAGTCTCCGATTTCGTGACGACCGCGACCGCAGGCGAAGTCGCTGCCAGTAAGGATGCAGCTAGCGCTCTCTTGGCGAAGGCTGGCCGGAGATGA
- a CDS encoding ribokinase has translation MKVDRLPSRGETLLGTGYRVDFGGKGSNQAVACARLGARVSFVARIGNDSFGESALGLYRNEGVDVAHVKQTGDAPTGVGFIVVEAASGNNCIVIDPGANNLLTAADVTQAAGAFESSRVVLTQLEISVAAAEAAMVRGRAHGAITILNPAPVRPLPPSILQAVDILTPNATEAKVIAGLASGADVPPEVIAKKLIDIGVRQVVMTLGEKGALIVTESSATHIPAIHVTATDTTGAGDSFNAGLAMALACGAGLEDAVRFAVVTGGLAVTREGVIPALPTRDEVRAYYRRAEASQPAWFPAGAIDPP, from the coding sequence ATGAAGGTGGACCGTCTGCCCAGCCGTGGCGAGACTCTGCTGGGAACCGGCTATCGAGTGGATTTCGGCGGTAAGGGTTCCAACCAGGCAGTGGCCTGTGCTCGTTTGGGGGCCAGAGTCAGCTTTGTGGCAAGAATTGGCAACGACAGTTTTGGCGAGTCGGCTCTGGGGCTCTATCGTAACGAAGGTGTGGACGTTGCTCATGTAAAACAAACCGGTGATGCGCCTACCGGAGTTGGATTTATTGTCGTAGAGGCTGCCAGTGGCAACAATTGCATCGTGATCGATCCTGGCGCGAACAATCTGTTGACGGCCGCCGATGTGACGCAGGCTGCAGGCGCATTCGAATCGTCAAGGGTCGTCCTGACTCAACTCGAGATATCGGTGGCAGCAGCGGAGGCGGCAATGGTGCGTGGGCGCGCGCATGGAGCAATCACAATTCTGAATCCGGCCCCGGTCAGGCCGCTTCCGCCTTCGATCTTGCAGGCCGTCGACATCCTGACGCCAAACGCGACCGAAGCGAAAGTGATTGCCGGGTTGGCTTCAGGAGCCGATGTCCCCCCTGAAGTAATCGCGAAAAAGTTGATCGACATTGGAGTCAGGCAGGTCGTGATGACATTGGGCGAGAAGGGCGCGCTGATCGTGACCGAGTCGTCGGCAACGCACATTCCCGCGATTCACGTGACCGCAACGGACACGACCGGCGCTGGAGACTCCTTCAATGCCGGACTAGCCATGGCACTCGCCTGTGGAGCTGGTCTTGAAGACGCGGTTCGGTTTGCCGTCGTTACCGGCGGCTTGGCGGTTACAAGAGAGGGTGTGATCCCTGCATTGCCGACTCGCGATGAGGTTCGGGCATACTATCGGCGAGCCGAGGCTTCGCAGCCCGCTTGGTTTCCTGCGGGTGCGATCGATCCACCTTGA